The following coding sequences lie in one Ostrea edulis chromosome 8, xbOstEdul1.1, whole genome shotgun sequence genomic window:
- the LOC125662044 gene encoding uncharacterized protein LOC125662044: MEVVFLTCFTSHLSNFADVNMESHKLKRKPNWSSEESLALTTLVEEYKDVVRGKLSPQLTSQMKSKAWGEIAVKLRAMSVGPTGTAAEVEKKWHNIFSKTKTEISNHRRIITGTGGGPPPKSLSAVAEAVTSVIGANNTCLMGIEGGIDTSLLNLDILGDESVGIHVIEGPPDTDPHILGSTPLEVTSVLESSLPLVTSGNSSRDINLKRKMEELTCRKLELEVQYLEMKIRKLKKEE; the protein is encoded by the exons ATGGAGGTCGTATTTTTAACATGTTTTACGTCACATCTGTCAAATTTCGCAGACGTAAACATGGAAAGCCACAAACTCAAACGAAAGCCAAACTGGAGTAGTGAGGAGTCCTTGGCACTCACTACTCTTGTTGAAGAATACAAGGATGTTGTGAGAGGGAAACTAAGTCCCCAGTTAACCTCTCAAATGAAGTCGAAAGCGTGGGGGGAGATTGCGGTAAAACTTCGTGCTATGAGTGTTGGGCCAACTGGAACGGCAGCAGAAGTTGAGAAAAAGTGGCACAACATCTTCTCGAAGACAAAAACGGAGATTTCCAACCACAGACGTATAATTACTGGTACAG gtGGTGGTCCTCCTCCGAAGTCATTGAGTGCTGTAGCGGAAGCTGTTACTAGTGTAATTGGGGCAAATAACACTTGCCTAATGGGTATAGAGGGAGGCATTGATACGTCCCTGCTAAACCTAGATATACTTGGTGATGAATCTGT GGGAATCCATGTAATTGAAGGACCTCCAGATACAGATCCCCACATTCTTGGATCAACTCCCCTAGAAGTAACATCTGTCCTGGAGTCTTCATTGCCATTGGTAACCTCAGGCAATAGCAGCAGGGACATTAACCTGAAAAGAAAAATGGAAGAACTAACTTGCAGGAAGCTGGAACTAGAAGTCCAGTAtttggaaatgaaaataagaaagctTAAAAAAGAGGAATGA